CCGACTCAGGACGTCGCGGGCCCCGGACGTGTCCACGACCGGGGCGACGCGGCTCCGCCCTGCCGCATCCCGCGCGAAAGTGCCCCCGATGACGTCGGCCACTCGCTCCTGACGGAGCGTAAAGGGGGAGGAAAGTCTCCCTGCCACGAGCGTTGCCGGTGGTGCGAGACTCCCGGGGTGAGCGATCGCCGCCGCCGAAGCGCGCGGTTGCCCGATTCCCCGCGGTGACGACGATCCAGACTCCCGTCCCGCTGTTGTGTACGGCCGATCCGTCAGCGATACGAAGGCGTACGTATGTCAACCGAACTCCCCGAACCTGCCGCTCCACCCCCCACCGGAGCCGACGAGTCCTCCCCGGCGCCCACCCGGCGCACGTTCATCGCCACCAGCACCGCGGTCGGTGGTGCCGTCGTCGCGGGCGGCGTGATCGGAGGCACCTTCCTCGCCGACCCGGAGGAAGCGACGGCCGCCGAGAGGCCGCCGTCCAGTCGTGTCTCCCTGACGGTCAACGGCACCCGCCATACCGTGACGGTCGACAACCGCACCTCACTGCTGGACCTGCTCCGCGAGCACCTCGGCCTCACGGGCTCCAAGAAGGGCTGCAACGCCGGGGCCTGCGGGGCGTGCACGGTCCTGGTCGACGGGCAGCGGCACAACGCCTGCCTGACGCTCGCGGTGCGTCTGGAGGGGGCCGACGTCACCACGATCGAGGGCCTGGCCGAGGGCGATCGACTTCACCCGCTGCAACAGGCGTTCATCGATCAGGACGCCTTCCAGTGCGGCTACTGCACCCCCGGACAGATCGTCTCCGGTGTCGGCTGCATCCAGGAGGGCCACACCGACTCGCCGGAGGAGATCCGGGAGTGGATGAGCGGCAACATCTGCCGCTGCGGCTGCTACGTCAAGATCGTGCGCGCGGTGGAGCAGACCGCGGGCCGGAAGTGAGGATCGGCCGCCATGCATCCCTTCTCCTACACCCGGGCTTCCGACACCCGTGAAGCCCTCAACGCCGGTCGCCGGGGCGGGCGTTACATCGCCGGGGGCACCACCTTGGTCGACCTCATGCGTGAGACCGTCGAACGCCCCGAGACGCTCGTCGACATCAGCGGCCTGCCGCTGAGCGAGATCACCGTCACCGAGCGCGGGGGCCTGCGCGTCGGCGCCCTGGTGACCATGTCCGAGGCCGCCGCCCACGCGAAGGTGCGCACCCTGTATCCCGTCGTCTCCGAGGCGCTGGAGCTGAGCGCGTCGGCCCAGCTGCGGAACATGGCGACCATCGGCGGCAACATCATGCAGCGCACCCGCTGCACGTACTTCCGGGACGTCACCGCCGACTGCAACAAGCGCGAGCCCGGCTCCGGTTGCGCCGCGCTGCAGGGCGTCAACCGCACGCACGCCATCCTCGGGACCTCCGACGATTGCGTGGCCACGCACCCGTCCGATGCCGCCGTGGCCTTCGCCGCCCTGGAGGCCCGGGTGCACCTGCTGGGTCCGGACGGGGCACGCCACATCCCCTTCTCCGACTTCCTGTTGCGGCCCGGCAGTACCCCACAACGCGAACAGGCCCTGCGTAAAGGCGAGTTGATCACGGCGGTCGAGATCCCCGCTCTTCCGCGTCCGCTCAGGTCCGGCTACCTGAAGGTGCGGGACCGGCAGTCCTACGAGTTCGCCCTGACGTCGGCGGCCGTCGCGCTGCACGTACGCGGTGGGGTGATCCGCGAGGCCAAGGTCGCCGCCGGGGGCGTGGGCACGGTGCCCTGGAAGCTGCCCGCCGTCGAGCAGCACCTCCT
This portion of the Streptomyces canus genome encodes:
- a CDS encoding (2Fe-2S)-binding protein, which gives rise to MSTELPEPAAPPPTGADESSPAPTRRTFIATSTAVGGAVVAGGVIGGTFLADPEEATAAERPPSSRVSLTVNGTRHTVTVDNRTSLLDLLREHLGLTGSKKGCNAGACGACTVLVDGQRHNACLTLAVRLEGADVTTIEGLAEGDRLHPLQQAFIDQDAFQCGYCTPGQIVSGVGCIQEGHTDSPEEIREWMSGNICRCGCYVKIVRAVEQTAGRK
- a CDS encoding FAD binding domain-containing protein yields the protein MHPFSYTRASDTREALNAGRRGGRYIAGGTTLVDLMRETVERPETLVDISGLPLSEITVTERGGLRVGALVTMSEAAAHAKVRTLYPVVSEALELSASAQLRNMATIGGNIMQRTRCTYFRDVTADCNKREPGSGCAALQGVNRTHAILGTSDDCVATHPSDAAVAFAALEARVHLLGPDGARHIPFSDFLLRPGSTPQREQALRKGELITAVEIPALPRPLRSGYLKVRDRQSYEFALTSAAVALHVRGGVIREAKVAAGGVGTVPWKLPAVEQHLLGERPSGALWSAAAAKAADGARPLQHNRFKVELLKRTVARQLRVVGGTK